The following coding sequences lie in one Pontibacter sp. G13 genomic window:
- a CDS encoding DUF5009 domain-containing protein: MSQSISNRIISLDALRGFTIAGMVIVNNPGTWGSVYDPLLHANWHGITPTDLIFPFFLFMVGVSISFAYTKRLAQGADKRALYKKVFVRSGKIMLIGWFLALFPFFDFANIRLAGVLPRISLVFLACACIFLNTRWKQQLWIAGGLLVGYWLLLAFVPVPIDAVIEQALATGTILRSGDRIVELEAIHQISDHWIAANYQPGINFAAWFDRMALPGRFWEITWDPEGLLSTVPAIGSGMLGMLVGTLYQRESDTYRKLTYLFFVGFVMITLGTIWGWFMPLNKNLWSSSYTLWTAGAATLGFAACILVVDVWGYTRWTQLGRVYGANAITSFVLSGLLTWVFYRDIWFGHSLSQMFMGGMTGLGVGAKFASMLYAVLYMLVIYLPAHWLYRKEIFIKV, encoded by the coding sequence ATGAGCCAATCCATCTCCAACCGAATCATCTCGCTCGATGCCCTCCGGGGTTTCACGATAGCAGGAATGGTCATCGTCAACAACCCCGGAACCTGGGGCAGTGTATATGATCCACTCCTCCACGCCAATTGGCATGGAATCACCCCCACAGACCTGATCTTTCCATTTTTTCTGTTCATGGTCGGGGTTTCGATCTCATTCGCATATACCAAACGACTCGCTCAAGGTGCCGACAAGCGAGCGCTATACAAGAAGGTGTTTGTCAGGTCCGGCAAGATCATGTTGATCGGATGGTTCCTGGCGCTCTTTCCGTTTTTTGACTTTGCCAATATCCGACTAGCAGGCGTCCTTCCTAGAATTTCGCTGGTGTTCCTCGCATGCGCATGCATTTTCTTGAATACGCGGTGGAAGCAACAGCTCTGGATAGCCGGAGGACTGCTCGTAGGATACTGGTTACTGCTGGCATTTGTCCCAGTCCCGATTGATGCAGTGATCGAACAAGCATTGGCGACGGGGACCATTTTGCGCAGTGGGGATCGGATTGTGGAATTGGAAGCCATTCACCAAATATCTGATCATTGGATAGCGGCCAATTACCAACCAGGTATTAATTTCGCGGCCTGGTTTGACCGAATGGCACTTCCGGGTCGTTTCTGGGAAATCACCTGGGATCCAGAAGGCTTGCTCAGCACAGTACCAGCGATTGGCAGCGGAATGTTGGGAATGTTGGTCGGCACGCTTTATCAGCGAGAATCCGATACCTATCGCAAACTGACCTATCTGTTCTTTGTGGGATTTGTCATGATCACACTGGGCACGATCTGGGGATGGTTTATGCCACTCAATAAAAACCTCTGGTCTTCGTCTTATACACTCTGGACAGCTGGCGCAGCAACACTGGGATTCGCGGCCTGTATCTTGGTGGTGGATGTCTGGGGTTACACACGCTGGACCCAGTTGGGACGGGTTTACGGTGCCAATGCCATCACCTCGTTTGTACTCTCTGGATTGCTCACATGGGTATTTTACCGAGACATCTGGTTTGGCCATTCACTGAGTCAGATGTTCATGGGTGGCATGACGGGACTTGGAGTTGGGGCTAAATTTGCCTCCATGCTATATGCAGTTCTGTATATGCTCGTGATCTACCTGCCAGCCCATTGGCTGTATCGCAAAGAGATCTTTATCAAAGTATAA
- a CDS encoding family 20 glycosylhydrolase translates to MFRLLTTMLLAAILGGCAQPDSEQSHSGTAPFSVKWTLLSNTDPSVDGHKAQFILTSTASDTLGADWVMYWNMVPRSFRKQPEGLPITLTWINGDYYKMEPQPGFSLAPGASITIPYEGSAFMIKESDAPCGLFVVDRNDKGVESHPRPITAYEVTPFTEPEQIDRYADDFAEIPTATTRFANNQSQSKLTEEELIPIVPTPREFTRGAGTVTLTQQTQVVYAEGMKLSAELLAAQLTELFGKVIGIEQGNEAREGQIFLGLNSGDPESYRLSIQAGQAIEILGADRAGAFYGSQSLLALLPPAAFAVPMSEMTLMEVEVEDAPAFPYRGMHLDVARNFHSKATVKKLIDAMAFYKLNKLHLHLTEDEGWRLEIQALPELTEIGGFRGHSQNPNQRLLPAYGSGPFADPSDSWGSGYYTRGDYQEIIRYAWDRNIEVIPEINIPAHARAAIIAMEARYDRFMEAGDPAAAEEYRLADPEDASEYRSAQWWTDNVICVCKPSAMKFVNTVLTELIDMYQEVDVPLTMVHTGGDEVPRGAWAGSPICEEFLQSHPEVDNPQNLQIYFFRQVVDLFKSKGVETAGWEEIAMDFQTDGSWTANEEFSGQSVVPYIWNSLWGNQDLGYRLANAGYPVVLCNVSNYYFDLAYDKDPLEPGLYWGGFVNTRDAYVYDPLDLFSTTLEEANSRPIDPVKEYAKMERLTETARNNVLGIQAQLWSETVKGPEMVDYYIYPKILGLAERAWYGVPKWSKSGDPAVREQQINADWNRFANTLGQREFPRLDHMSGGISYRIDVPGIQIDGGLLHINTQFPGLEVRYTMDGSEPTADSPIYDGPVPFTGNIVKARAFSSSGRAGRTSTWAAPLWNQTESQ, encoded by the coding sequence ATGTTTCGACTGCTGACTACCATGTTGCTGGCCGCTATACTTGGGGGTTGTGCGCAACCAGATTCCGAGCAATCCCACTCCGGCACAGCTCCTTTTTCCGTCAAATGGACCTTGCTCTCCAATACCGACCCCTCGGTGGATGGGCACAAGGCACAATTCATCCTGACCTCGACTGCTTCTGATACCTTGGGCGCTGATTGGGTCATGTATTGGAATATGGTCCCAAGATCCTTTCGCAAGCAACCAGAAGGGCTCCCGATCACACTCACCTGGATCAATGGAGATTACTACAAGATGGAACCCCAACCGGGCTTTTCGCTGGCACCGGGAGCCTCCATCACGATCCCTTACGAAGGTTCAGCCTTCATGATCAAGGAATCCGATGCGCCCTGTGGGCTGTTTGTAGTGGATCGCAATGACAAAGGCGTAGAATCTCATCCTCGCCCCATCACCGCGTATGAAGTGACACCCTTCACAGAGCCAGAGCAAATTGATCGATATGCGGATGATTTTGCCGAAATCCCGACCGCCACTACTCGATTTGCCAATAACCAATCCCAATCCAAACTGACAGAAGAGGAACTGATCCCCATCGTTCCCACCCCTCGCGAATTTACCCGCGGGGCAGGAACTGTCACATTGACCCAACAAACCCAAGTGGTCTATGCCGAAGGGATGAAGTTGTCTGCGGAACTATTGGCGGCGCAACTGACAGAATTATTCGGCAAGGTCATTGGCATCGAGCAAGGCAACGAAGCTCGCGAAGGGCAGATCTTCCTCGGACTCAATTCGGGCGATCCAGAGAGCTACCGACTTTCCATCCAGGCCGGTCAAGCGATTGAGATTCTAGGGGCAGATAGAGCTGGGGCATTTTATGGTTCACAGAGCTTGCTGGCCTTGTTGCCCCCTGCTGCATTTGCTGTGCCCATGTCCGAAATGACCTTGATGGAAGTGGAAGTCGAGGACGCCCCTGCATTCCCCTACAGAGGCATGCACTTGGACGTAGCCCGGAATTTCCATAGCAAAGCAACCGTCAAGAAGCTCATTGACGCCATGGCATTCTACAAGCTCAACAAACTTCATTTGCACCTGACGGAAGATGAAGGCTGGCGTTTGGAGATTCAGGCCCTACCAGAACTGACAGAAATCGGCGGTTTTCGAGGTCATTCGCAAAATCCGAATCAGCGACTTCTTCCCGCTTATGGCTCTGGCCCCTTTGCTGATCCGTCGGATTCTTGGGGAAGTGGCTATTATACCCGCGGGGATTATCAGGAAATTATCCGATACGCTTGGGATCGAAACATCGAAGTCATCCCGGAGATCAATATTCCAGCCCATGCACGTGCCGCCATTATAGCCATGGAAGCTCGATATGATCGATTCATGGAAGCGGGAGATCCTGCCGCTGCTGAGGAGTATCGTCTCGCAGATCCAGAAGATGCTTCCGAGTATCGCTCAGCCCAATGGTGGACAGACAATGTCATTTGCGTATGCAAGCCCAGCGCCATGAAGTTCGTGAATACAGTTCTCACGGAATTGATCGATATGTACCAAGAGGTCGATGTCCCACTGACTATGGTCCACACAGGTGGGGATGAAGTACCAAGGGGCGCGTGGGCAGGCTCACCGATCTGCGAGGAATTCCTCCAATCTCATCCCGAGGTGGACAATCCCCAGAATCTGCAGATCTACTTTTTCCGTCAGGTGGTGGACCTATTCAAATCCAAAGGTGTCGAAACCGCAGGCTGGGAGGAGATTGCCATGGACTTCCAGACAGATGGTTCGTGGACTGCAAACGAGGAATTCTCAGGGCAATCGGTGGTCCCATACATCTGGAATAGCCTATGGGGCAACCAAGACCTCGGGTACCGCCTCGCCAATGCTGGATACCCTGTGGTACTCTGCAATGTGAGTAACTACTATTTCGATTTGGCCTACGACAAAGATCCACTGGAACCTGGCCTATACTGGGGAGGATTTGTAAATACCCGTGATGCCTATGTCTATGATCCATTGGATCTATTCTCCACGACTTTGGAAGAAGCCAATAGCAGACCGATCGATCCGGTCAAGGAGTACGCCAAGATGGAGCGTTTGACTGAAACTGCTCGAAATAATGTCCTCGGAATTCAGGCGCAATTGTGGAGCGAGACGGTCAAGGGACCTGAAATGGTAGATTACTACATCTACCCCAAAATCCTCGGTTTGGCGGAGCGCGCTTGGTATGGCGTCCCCAAATGGTCCAAATCGGGAGACCCGGCAGTTCGCGAACAGCAAATAAACGCGGACTGGAACCGATTTGCCAATACACTCGGACAGCGTGAATTCCCACGATTGGATCACATGAGTGGCGGAATTAGCTATCGAATTGATGTGCCCGGTATCCAAATTGACGGCGGTCTGCTGCACATCAACACCCAATTCCCGGGGCTTGAAGTCCGCTACACGATGGATGGTTCAGAACCCACAGCTGATTCTCCAATCTACGATGGCCCAGTCCCATTCACGGGCAATATTGTGAAAGCACGCGCATTCAGTTCATCCGGCAGAGCAGGTCGCACCTCGACTTGGGCTGCTCCACTTTGGAACCAAACCGAGTCCCAATGA
- a CDS encoding PKD domain-containing protein: MDTTRIALTFRWLLMVAALILGPNLWAQLPANQPEQDCFGALAVCQSVFTQANSYQGEGLNPNEINGGTSCLLSGERNDTWYIFTVQSGGQLAFSINPLTPTDDYDWAVYDLTNANCSDIFNDATLEVSCNFAGFPGVTGANGLPGAPNEPTIPVVAGQTLVLNVSNFSGSTSGYVLDFTASTADIFDNNPPTLDSAYVACGSTELVIEFSENVVCSSVQGSDFTLEGPSGLLTVTGVVGAACQAGANFERVFELQTIPPINQSGNYILSLVDTVVDNCGNVALFDTLSFYVNVDPLIVTASPSTVCAGQATTLTTNLSNIPGYTFEWGTTGITTPTLTVTPTATTNYPVTVTGPGGCQLQGAATVTVQTVPSVLFSIPDQRCVNQSFLILNVGGGGSGSSYLWDFDNPSVATGSGAGPYQVTYSTPGFKEITLQVISNGCASDIVRDTIEILEYPSNAFAAPTEICQGDGGVFTYAGPNDPDYSFVWTFAGASSQVNTNPSTTIGPYVVTWDNAGSQNVCLTVDNQGCTSLPNCQQVEILEAPKVSIDPVDDQCLPGNSFTFTTTGDTADSYQWNFGADALPALSSLPNPGPVTFQNPGPKMVILQVTRDGCVGEPDTITFEVFSPPSADFQIVGSGGCVDSCITFTYLGNILGPNQAFSWDFGTQAIPQASTLPLPPCVTFPNAGTYPITLTVEHLGCVVQSTQNVIVNQGPVVSAGTDTSFCEGEGGVQLDATVLGGNQPYFYQWTCGIAPDCGIGNANVEDPIVNPDFTLAPEEVTYYLQVVDAQGCAGNVDSVVVRVKAKPRMDAGRDTSICSPDAPGAFLLGGVAADNQAPQPILPQWSPADGLNNPNAWSPFARPDTTTIYTLIGVSANGCTSEATTLDTLSTVQITVLPKPVANAGRDTVMCLGDTLRLQGFATGAGPDYQYAWTPANVNEISDSSVAQPFVSPGQTRTFTLSVTSNGCKSDGDQVTVTVHTLPTVDAGSDITVCLFDSVQLNGTIAGDPDAVGYQFQWTPAHLVSNPSAANPIAFPDSTTWFYLTGASEFGCGSNQDSVLFTIEPTPEVALLSQDTTICAGDTISLKASHSFRTAVGSPVIYQWEPELETLAGSRDSIVSVSPAQTTTYTVKTSISSNDCPTTESLVVTVVPKPDASILPDTTVICADDSVRLTGLGGLGNAQFSWLPSGTVSNPDSFDTYAQPGVSTTYLLTVSEGVCQDTASVFIYVHPPVEAEFVSSSLEGCPPLLVDFQEVAQNGISYIWEFGNGDPISNESDPFAIYDLPGTYPISLTVIGAGGCADSVVDQEVFVEEPPIAGFDLTPDGSEILYLPYAEISIMDQSTGATSWYYAFGDGAASQNAHPTYQYQTAGTYEIVQIAMSSLGCRDTASQFLTVEMPDLQIANVLTPNGDGVNDALDIRYRGADSFQLIIYDRWGKKVFESQSPDDRWTGEGDREGVYFYALSIGSQTFRGDVTLLR; this comes from the coding sequence GCCCGAATCTTTGGGCACAATTGCCGGCGAACCAACCTGAGCAGGATTGCTTCGGCGCCCTAGCTGTATGCCAATCCGTCTTCACCCAAGCCAATTCCTACCAAGGGGAAGGCTTGAATCCCAATGAGATCAATGGAGGTACTTCCTGCCTGCTCTCTGGTGAGCGAAATGATACATGGTACATCTTTACTGTGCAGTCAGGAGGCCAACTGGCTTTCTCCATCAATCCGCTCACTCCAACAGATGATTATGACTGGGCGGTATACGACCTGACGAATGCCAATTGCTCGGATATTTTCAATGATGCGACTCTGGAAGTGAGCTGCAACTTCGCTGGCTTTCCTGGGGTTACAGGTGCCAATGGCCTCCCCGGTGCGCCTAATGAACCCACCATTCCGGTAGTTGCAGGCCAGACCTTGGTCCTGAATGTCAGTAACTTTTCCGGAAGCACCAGTGGATATGTGTTGGATTTCACGGCCTCGACTGCGGATATCTTTGACAACAACCCTCCCACGTTGGATTCTGCCTATGTAGCCTGTGGTTCTACAGAATTGGTGATTGAATTCTCCGAGAATGTGGTGTGCAGTTCCGTGCAGGGAAGCGATTTCACGTTGGAAGGACCGAGCGGATTATTGACTGTTACTGGAGTGGTCGGAGCAGCTTGTCAGGCGGGTGCCAATTTTGAGCGCGTATTCGAATTGCAAACCATTCCGCCTATCAACCAATCTGGGAATTACATCTTGTCTTTGGTGGATACAGTAGTGGATAACTGCGGAAATGTCGCGCTTTTTGATACGCTCTCCTTTTATGTCAATGTTGATCCACTCATCGTTACGGCTTCGCCCAGTACGGTGTGTGCAGGTCAAGCCACTACCCTCACCACGAATCTCTCCAATATTCCCGGGTATACTTTTGAATGGGGAACAACGGGAATCACCACGCCTACCTTGACGGTAACACCGACTGCTACCACGAATTATCCAGTCACTGTGACAGGACCAGGTGGTTGTCAATTACAAGGTGCTGCCACAGTCACCGTACAGACAGTCCCTTCGGTTTTGTTCTCAATTCCCGATCAGAGGTGTGTGAATCAATCTTTCCTCATCCTCAATGTCGGCGGAGGCGGATCGGGAAGTTCCTACCTTTGGGATTTTGACAATCCTTCCGTAGCAACAGGTTCAGGAGCAGGGCCTTATCAAGTGACATATTCCACTCCGGGTTTCAAGGAGATTACCCTGCAGGTAATATCCAATGGTTGCGCCAGTGACATAGTCCGGGATACGATTGAGATTTTGGAGTATCCCTCGAATGCATTCGCAGCTCCTACCGAAATCTGCCAGGGAGATGGAGGGGTGTTTACCTATGCAGGACCTAATGATCCCGATTACTCATTTGTGTGGACTTTTGCAGGTGCTAGTTCTCAAGTGAATACCAATCCCAGTACGACCATTGGACCCTATGTGGTCACTTGGGACAATGCTGGAAGCCAAAATGTATGTTTGACCGTGGACAATCAGGGCTGTACATCTCTGCCCAATTGCCAACAAGTAGAGATTTTGGAGGCGCCCAAAGTATCGATCGATCCCGTTGACGATCAGTGCTTGCCTGGCAATTCATTTACCTTTACGACGACTGGTGATACTGCCGATTCCTATCAATGGAATTTTGGTGCAGACGCGCTTCCGGCATTGTCTTCCTTGCCCAATCCCGGTCCTGTGACTTTCCAGAATCCCGGTCCCAAAATGGTGATTTTACAGGTAACACGTGATGGATGCGTGGGTGAACCAGATACGATCACATTCGAAGTATTCAGCCCGCCATCTGCGGATTTCCAAATTGTCGGAAGTGGCGGATGTGTGGATAGCTGTATCACCTTCACCTATTTGGGAAATATTCTCGGACCAAATCAGGCGTTCAGCTGGGATTTCGGGACGCAGGCTATTCCACAAGCTTCCACATTGCCTTTGCCACCTTGTGTGACTTTCCCCAATGCTGGGACTTACCCGATTACGCTCACCGTGGAACACCTTGGCTGCGTCGTTCAGTCCACTCAAAATGTGATCGTGAATCAAGGACCTGTGGTTTCCGCCGGTACGGATACCTCTTTCTGCGAAGGCGAAGGAGGGGTACAGCTCGATGCAACCGTTTTGGGGGGGAATCAGCCTTATTTTTATCAATGGACTTGTGGAATTGCTCCTGACTGCGGAATTGGAAATGCCAATGTCGAGGACCCAATCGTCAATCCTGATTTTACGCTAGCTCCTGAAGAGGTAACTTACTATCTCCAAGTGGTGGACGCTCAAGGTTGCGCAGGAAATGTGGATTCGGTCGTCGTCCGTGTGAAGGCAAAACCCAGAATGGATGCTGGTCGAGATACTTCGATTTGTTCTCCTGATGCGCCCGGAGCCTTTTTGTTGGGGGGAGTGGCGGCAGATAATCAAGCTCCTCAACCGATTTTACCTCAATGGTCTCCCGCTGATGGCCTGAATAATCCGAATGCTTGGAGCCCATTTGCCAGACCTGATACCACCACGATCTATACCTTGATTGGGGTTTCTGCGAATGGTTGTACAAGTGAAGCGACCACTCTTGATACGCTTTCGACCGTTCAAATCACGGTCTTACCTAAGCCTGTGGCCAACGCTGGACGGGATACGGTGATGTGCTTGGGGGATACCTTGCGACTCCAAGGATTTGCCACTGGAGCAGGGCCGGACTACCAATACGCATGGACCCCTGCCAATGTGAATGAAATCTCAGATTCGAGCGTTGCGCAACCCTTCGTCTCTCCTGGCCAGACCCGCACATTTACTTTGTCGGTGACTTCGAATGGCTGTAAAAGTGATGGCGATCAGGTGACCGTAACCGTTCACACGCTTCCGACCGTAGATGCAGGATCTGATATCACAGTTTGTCTGTTTGATTCGGTTCAGCTGAATGGCACGATAGCCGGAGATCCAGATGCGGTTGGGTACCAGTTCCAATGGACCCCTGCTCATCTTGTCTCTAATCCCTCTGCTGCCAATCCGATCGCATTCCCCGATTCTACAACATGGTTTTACCTGACAGGTGCGTCGGAGTTTGGGTGCGGTTCCAATCAAGACAGTGTGCTATTCACAATAGAACCCACGCCAGAAGTGGCCTTGCTCTCTCAAGACACAACCATTTGTGCGGGAGATACCATTTCGTTGAAAGCTTCGCATTCATTCAGGACGGCTGTGGGAAGCCCGGTTATTTATCAATGGGAGCCAGAATTGGAGACGCTTGCAGGAAGTCGAGATTCTATCGTAAGCGTAAGTCCTGCACAGACCACCACCTACACGGTCAAAACTTCGATTAGTTCCAATGATTGTCCAACGACGGAATCTCTCGTGGTGACTGTTGTGCCAAAACCGGATGCCTCGATCCTTCCAGATACTACCGTGATCTGTGCGGATGATTCGGTTCGCTTGACAGGATTGGGCGGATTGGGCAATGCGCAATTTTCATGGTTGCCGAGTGGTACAGTGTCCAATCCCGATTCCTTCGATACATACGCGCAGCCAGGCGTATCAACGACCTATTTGCTGACAGTTTCAGAGGGGGTATGTCAAGATACTGCATCGGTATTCATCTATGTACACCCACCCGTTGAAGCGGAATTTGTGTCTTCGTCATTGGAAGGCTGTCCTCCCTTGCTGGTGGACTTCCAAGAAGTTGCTCAAAATGGGATATCCTATATCTGGGAATTTGGCAATGGTGATCCTATCTCCAATGAGTCTGATCCATTTGCGATATACGATTTGCCCGGTACCTATCCGATATCTCTCACGGTAATAGGTGCGGGAGGCTGTGCTGATTCTGTCGTAGATCAAGAAGTATTTGTCGAGGAGCCACCGATTGCAGGATTTGATTTGACGCCCGATGGTTCGGAGATCTTGTATCTACCTTATGCCGAAATTTCGATTATGGATCAATCAACCGGAGCAACCAGTTGGTACTATGCGTTTGGAGATGGAGCTGCTTCGCAGAATGCCCATCCAACTTATCAGTACCAAACTGCCGGGACCTACGAAATCGTCCAAATTGCCATGAGTTCGTTGGGATGCCGTGATACCGCCTCGCAGTTTCTCACGGTTGAAATGCCTGATTTGCAAATTGCAAATGTCCTTACGCCAAATGGTGATGGAGTCAATGATGCCTTGGATATTCGGTACAGGGGGGCGGATTCGTTCCAATTGATTATCTATGATCGATGGGGCAAAAAGGTATTCGAGAGCCAATCCCCGGATGATCGCTGGACAGGAGAAGGTGACCGCGAGGGCGTGTATTTCTATGCCTTGAGCATTGGATCGCAGACATTCAGAGGAGATGTGACCCTCTTGCGATAA